A window from Halomicrobium urmianum encodes these proteins:
- a CDS encoding aminotransferase class V-fold PLP-dependent enzyme produces the protein MDPDELRADIPALERCTYFNTGASGPTPRRVVDAATDFLERHAFEGPVEGPYPMAWDAIDAAREVVAGHIGAAPEDVAFTRSTADGVNLVAGAIDWQPGDVIVRTDLEHPAGILPWERLADRCDVDVRVLETEGGRLDVDALKDAVADARLVVLSSLTWTHGTRLPVSEVVEVAHDAGARVLVDAVQSPGQHPVDVSEWGADFVAGAGHKWLLGLWGGGFLYVDPAALTDLDLQRIGYRGVEDPAGEGYEYVAGARRFEVGTTSPVPYVALAEAVETVEVVGYDAIQSRVERLTDRLKDGLDREIYSPREYESGLVTFAAEDPEATVQRLGENGVVVRSLPGPDAVRASVHAFNTAADVDRLLDGLD, from the coding sequence ATGGACCCCGACGAGTTGCGCGCCGACATCCCGGCGCTGGAGCGGTGCACGTACTTCAACACGGGCGCGAGCGGGCCGACGCCCCGGCGCGTCGTCGACGCCGCGACCGACTTCCTGGAACGGCACGCGTTCGAGGGACCCGTCGAGGGTCCCTATCCGATGGCCTGGGACGCTATCGACGCCGCTCGCGAGGTGGTCGCCGGCCACATCGGCGCGGCGCCCGAGGACGTCGCGTTCACCCGCAGCACGGCCGACGGCGTCAACCTCGTGGCGGGCGCAATCGACTGGCAGCCCGGCGACGTGATCGTCCGCACCGACCTGGAGCACCCCGCCGGCATCCTCCCCTGGGAGCGGCTGGCCGACCGGTGCGACGTCGACGTCCGTGTTCTAGAGACCGAGGGCGGGCGACTCGACGTGGACGCGCTGAAAGACGCCGTCGCGGACGCCCGGCTGGTCGTCCTGAGTTCGCTCACCTGGACCCACGGGACGCGCCTGCCCGTCAGCGAGGTCGTCGAGGTCGCACACGACGCCGGCGCGCGAGTGCTCGTCGACGCCGTCCAGTCACCCGGTCAGCACCCGGTGGACGTCAGCGAGTGGGGCGCCGACTTCGTCGCCGGTGCCGGCCACAAGTGGCTGCTAGGCCTCTGGGGCGGCGGGTTCCTGTACGTTGACCCGGCGGCACTCACGGACCTGGACCTCCAGCGGATCGGCTACCGCGGCGTCGAGGACCCCGCCGGCGAGGGCTACGAGTACGTCGCCGGCGCCCGCCGGTTCGAGGTCGGCACCACGTCGCCGGTGCCCTACGTCGCGCTCGCCGAGGCGGTCGAGACCGTCGAGGTGGTGGGGTACGACGCGATCCAGTCCCGCGTCGAGCGGCTCACCGACCGGCTGAAGGACGGTCTCGACAGGGAGATCTACAGCCCGCGCGAGTACGAGTCGGGGCTAGTGACCTTCGCCGCCGAGGACCCCGAGGCGACGGTACAGCGACTCGGCGAGAACGGCGTCGTCGTGCGATCGCTACCCGGACCCGACGCCGTCCGGGCGTCAGTCCACGCGTTCAACACGGCGGCGGACGTCGACCGACTGCTCGACGGCCTCGACTGA
- a CDS encoding fluoride efflux transporter FluC, with protein MTDLLLVGLGGVAGAVARHLVAAAVERDQWDTLAVNVLGSSLLGALVAAPAGESLLLAAGTGFCGAFTTFSSFAVDTVWLAETGRLRRAALNAVGTLAAALVAVALGGAVGVALGAVAP; from the coding sequence GTGACGGACCTCCTGCTGGTCGGCCTCGGCGGCGTCGCTGGCGCGGTCGCGCGCCACCTCGTGGCCGCCGCCGTCGAGCGAGATCAGTGGGACACGCTGGCCGTGAACGTCCTCGGGAGCTCCCTCCTGGGTGCGCTCGTGGCGGCACCGGCCGGCGAGTCGCTCCTGCTGGCCGCGGGTACCGGGTTCTGCGGTGCCTTCACGACGTTCTCCTCGTTCGCCGTCGACACCGTGTGGCTCGCGGAGACCGGCCGCCTGCGGCGTGCCGCACTCAACGCCGTCGGTACGCTCGCCGCCGCGCTGGTCGCGGTCGCCCTGGGCGGCGCCGTCGGCGTCGCGCTCGGCGCCGTCGCCCCGTGA
- a CDS encoding ATP-binding protein, with amino-acid sequence MVVLGRTDERGASGHLGRYRARDGSAGARVSIDLDRPHAVAVVGKRGSGKSHTLGVLAEELAAAPGVAPVVVDLMGAFRTLAADPVDARVVEPRVAAGSLGPRAWCSLLDLDPESGPGSLVWRAADERETLAAMREHVADADAPPATRRAAANHLHLADAWSAFDPDGLGAAALVDGPVVLDCAGLDRAPANAVLAAVATLLYEARLADAVDALPWLLVDEAHAADGVAEGALRRLLTRGRQPGVSTVLATQRPAALPDVAVSQSDLLVSHRLTDRADREALRAARPAYVAGTVDERLPSATGEALVVDDATESAHEIRVRERETPHGGDSPRASALIDGSGRPG; translated from the coding sequence ATGGTCGTCCTCGGCCGGACCGACGAACGCGGTGCGAGCGGGCACCTGGGTCGCTACCGGGCCCGGGACGGGAGCGCGGGAGCGCGCGTGTCCATTGACCTGGACCGGCCCCACGCCGTCGCCGTGGTCGGCAAGCGAGGGTCGGGCAAGAGCCACACGCTGGGCGTCCTCGCGGAGGAACTCGCGGCGGCTCCGGGCGTCGCCCCCGTCGTCGTCGACCTGATGGGCGCGTTCCGGACGCTGGCCGCCGACCCCGTCGACGCGAGGGTCGTGGAGCCCCGCGTCGCCGCAGGATCGCTCGGCCCGCGGGCCTGGTGTTCGCTGCTGGATCTGGACCCCGAGAGCGGGCCCGGGTCGCTCGTGTGGCGCGCCGCGGACGAACGCGAGACGCTGGCGGCCATGCGCGAGCACGTAGCCGACGCGGACGCACCGCCGGCGACGCGCCGTGCGGCCGCGAACCACCTTCACCTGGCCGACGCGTGGAGCGCGTTCGACCCCGACGGCCTCGGCGCGGCCGCGCTCGTCGACGGACCGGTCGTGCTGGACTGCGCCGGGCTGGACCGCGCGCCCGCCAACGCCGTCCTCGCGGCCGTCGCAACGCTGCTGTACGAGGCCCGCCTCGCAGACGCCGTCGACGCCCTCCCGTGGCTCCTCGTGGACGAGGCCCACGCAGCCGACGGCGTGGCCGAGGGCGCGCTCCGCCGGCTCCTGACCCGCGGCCGCCAGCCCGGCGTGAGCACCGTCCTCGCCACCCAGCGGCCGGCGGCGCTCCCCGACGTCGCCGTCTCCCAGTCCGACCTGCTGGTCTCCCACCGGCTCACCGACCGCGCCGACCGCGAGGCGCTGCGGGCGGCGCGGCCCGCCTACGTCGCCGGGACCGTCGACGAGCGTCTGCCGAGCGCGACGGGCGAGGCCCTGGTCGTCGACGACGCGACGGAGTCCGCCCACGAGATCAGGGTACGCGAGCGGGAGACGCCCCACGGCGGCGATTCGCCGCGGGCGTCGGCGCTGATCGACGGCAGTGGACGACCGGGCTGA
- a CDS encoding fluoride efflux transporter FluC, translating into MERSLPTGRARRIALVAAGGFAGATSRHAVVLAAPTPELGTLAVNVAGSFALGILLDLARRTDAVSRRARLLLGTGFLSSFTTYSTFAAETAALAPRWAVATVAANYALGFLAVVLAGFLGRWAA; encoded by the coding sequence ATGGAACGGTCGCTGCCGACCGGTCGGGCCCGGCGGATCGCGCTGGTCGCCGCCGGCGGCTTCGCCGGCGCGACGAGTCGACACGCCGTCGTCCTCGCGGCCCCGACGCCGGAACTCGGAACGCTGGCCGTCAACGTCGCGGGGAGCTTCGCGCTCGGGATCCTCCTCGACCTGGCCCGGCGGACGGACGCCGTCTCGCGGCGAGCGCGCCTCCTCCTCGGGACGGGCTTTCTCTCCTCCTTTACGACCTACAGCACGTTCGCCGCCGAGACGGCCGCGCTCGCGCCGCGCTGGGCGGTCGCCACCGTCGCCGCGAACTACGCGCTGGGCTTCCTGGCGGTCGTCCTTGCGGGCTTCCTCGGGAGGTGGGCGGCGTGA
- a CDS encoding tubulin/FtsZ family protein, with the protein MQITVIGVGNAGGKIADRLVEFESETGRSLTTSVLAVNSASVDLARLERIPKDRQVLIGQTHEKVKGRGVGADPELGSAVARRDRTEIERALDDVPIHTTDAFLVVAGLGGGTGSGGAAVIAESIGDTYDEPVYGLGVLPGSAEGGRPSLNAARALQSFADATDNLLLFDNDAWHAPNDSVEAGYERTNWELARRIVTLLAAGELDGSQVSEAAMDSSDIRRTMATGGLSTIAYAETELEPETRKDQGLLGRFSTNGHDGEDTDLAMKVHGLVRQAVQSRLTCPAEVSSAERALIVVSGPPRELSQKGLRHARQWIEQEAGSVEVLAGDDPREDADALSAVVLLSNVTDVPRVDALQDQAVSAKGDIEQQASSREDKIEELLTDDANELDPI; encoded by the coding sequence ATGCAGATCACCGTCATCGGCGTCGGCAACGCCGGCGGCAAGATCGCCGACCGGCTCGTCGAGTTCGAGTCCGAGACGGGCCGGTCGCTGACGACGTCCGTGCTCGCGGTCAACTCCGCGTCCGTCGACCTGGCCCGGCTCGAACGCATCCCGAAGGACCGGCAGGTCCTGATCGGCCAGACCCACGAGAAGGTCAAGGGCCGCGGCGTCGGCGCGGACCCCGAACTCGGCTCGGCGGTCGCCCGCCGGGACCGGACCGAGATCGAGCGGGCGCTCGACGACGTGCCGATCCACACCACCGACGCCTTCCTCGTGGTCGCCGGCCTCGGCGGCGGGACCGGCAGCGGCGGCGCCGCGGTGATCGCGGAGAGCATCGGCGACACCTACGACGAACCGGTGTACGGGCTGGGCGTGCTCCCCGGTTCAGCGGAGGGCGGTCGCCCGTCGCTGAACGCCGCCCGCGCCCTCCAGTCCTTCGCCGACGCGACGGACAACCTCCTGCTGTTCGACAACGACGCCTGGCACGCCCCCAACGACTCCGTCGAGGCGGGCTACGAGCGGACCAACTGGGAGCTGGCCCGGCGCATCGTGACGCTGCTCGCGGCGGGCGAACTGGACGGTTCGCAGGTCTCCGAGGCGGCCATGGACTCCAGCGACATCCGGCGCACGATGGCCACGGGCGGGCTCAGCACCATCGCCTACGCCGAGACTGAACTGGAACCCGAGACCCGCAAGGACCAGGGACTGCTGGGCCGGTTCAGCACGAACGGCCACGACGGCGAGGACACCGACCTCGCGATGAAGGTCCACGGGCTGGTCCGCCAGGCCGTCCAGTCGCGGCTCACCTGTCCCGCCGAGGTTTCCTCGGCCGAGCGGGCGCTGATCGTCGTCTCCGGGCCGCCGCGGGAGCTCTCCCAGAAGGGGCTGCGCCACGCCCGGCAGTGGATCGAGCAGGAGGCCGGCAGCGTCGAGGTGCTGGCCGGCGACGACCCCCGCGAGGACGCCGACGCGCTGTCGGCCGTCGTGCTGCTCTCGAACGTCACCGACGTCCCGCGCGTCGACGCCCTCCAGGACCAGGCCGTCTCCGCCAAGGGCGACATCGAGCAGCAGGCGAGCTCGCGGGAGGATAAAATCGAGGAGCTGCTGACGGACGACGCGAACGAGCTGGACCCGATCTGA
- a CDS encoding helix-turn-helix domain-containing protein, with amino-acid sequence MGLDRLGEQVDKQARDLTVLAAVLEHGPMGIARLSEETDVPEHKVRYSLRMLEDDELVEPTPEGAVPVDDIAERIEAINEGMDHLADRVEGLKGIFETDAE; translated from the coding sequence ATGGGACTGGATCGACTCGGCGAACAGGTTGACAAGCAGGCGCGAGACCTGACAGTGCTCGCGGCCGTGCTCGAACACGGGCCGATGGGAATCGCCCGGCTCTCCGAGGAGACGGACGTGCCGGAGCACAAGGTCCGCTACTCCCTGCGGATGCTGGAGGACGACGAGCTGGTGGAACCGACGCCGGAGGGCGCCGTTCCGGTCGACGATATCGCGGAGCGCATCGAGGCGATCAACGAGGGGATGGACCACCTCGCGGACCGCGTCGAGGGGCTGAAAGGCATTTTCGAGACCGACGCCGAATGA